A DNA window from Solanum lycopersicum chromosome 3, SLM_r2.1 contains the following coding sequences:
- the LOC101257339 gene encoding protein ABA DEFICIENT 4, chloroplastic-like isoform X1, which translates to MAFSSSCFCHFSIPHKLQRNQTAPFGHGSKSSVLSRQQYFLGGSRVITSPYLPKTILQRRSSRVSASWLASCEVVKSVFPLGTIAVLPFYVFMVVAPKAKLTQKMMESNIPYIVLGLLYSYLLYLSWTPDTLQLLFPSNTSWIPELAGIAKMFSREITLASAWIHLLIIDLFAARQVYHDGLQNDIETRHSIPMILLCCPIGLVTHLVTKKLYSLREIKNN; encoded by the exons ATGGccttctcttcttcttgtttttgcCACTTTTCAATTCCACACAAG CTGCAGAGGAACCAAACTGCCCCTTTTGGTCATGGATCAAAGAGCTCTGTTCTTTCAAGGCAACAATATTTTCTTGGAGGATCAAGAGTCATTACAAGTCCATATCTTCCAAAAACTATTTTGCAAAGAAGGAGCTCAAGGGTGTCTGCTTCAT GGTTAGCAAGTTGTGAAGTTGTTAAAAGTGTATTCCCATTGGGAACAATTGCAGTTCTTCCCTTTTATGTCTTTATGGTTGTGGCACCTAAAGCAAAACTT acccaaaaaatgatggaaagCAACATCCCTTATATTGTGCTTGGACTTTTGTATTCATATCTCTTATACCTTTCTTGGACACCAGATACATTACAACTATTATTTCCTTCTAATACATCTTGGATTCCAGAG TTGGCTGGTATAGCTAAGATGTTTTCCAGGGAGATTACATTAGCATCTGCATGgattcacctcttgattatagACCTTTTTGCTGCTAG GCAAGTTTATCATGATGGATTGCAGAATGATATAGAAACACGACATTCTATTCCAATGATATTATTGTGTTGTCCCATTGGACTTGTTACTCATCTTGTCACCAAAAAGCTCTATTCATTAAGggagataaaaaataattaa
- the LOC101257339 gene encoding protein ABA DEFICIENT 4, chloroplastic-like isoform X2, with protein MAFSSSCFCHFSIPHKRNQTAPFGHGSKSSVLSRQQYFLGGSRVITSPYLPKTILQRRSSRVSASWLASCEVVKSVFPLGTIAVLPFYVFMVVAPKAKLTQKMMESNIPYIVLGLLYSYLLYLSWTPDTLQLLFPSNTSWIPELAGIAKMFSREITLASAWIHLLIIDLFAARQVYHDGLQNDIETRHSIPMILLCCPIGLVTHLVTKKLYSLREIKNN; from the exons ATGGccttctcttcttcttgtttttgcCACTTTTCAATTCCACACAAG AGGAACCAAACTGCCCCTTTTGGTCATGGATCAAAGAGCTCTGTTCTTTCAAGGCAACAATATTTTCTTGGAGGATCAAGAGTCATTACAAGTCCATATCTTCCAAAAACTATTTTGCAAAGAAGGAGCTCAAGGGTGTCTGCTTCAT GGTTAGCAAGTTGTGAAGTTGTTAAAAGTGTATTCCCATTGGGAACAATTGCAGTTCTTCCCTTTTATGTCTTTATGGTTGTGGCACCTAAAGCAAAACTT acccaaaaaatgatggaaagCAACATCCCTTATATTGTGCTTGGACTTTTGTATTCATATCTCTTATACCTTTCTTGGACACCAGATACATTACAACTATTATTTCCTTCTAATACATCTTGGATTCCAGAG TTGGCTGGTATAGCTAAGATGTTTTCCAGGGAGATTACATTAGCATCTGCATGgattcacctcttgattatagACCTTTTTGCTGCTAG GCAAGTTTATCATGATGGATTGCAGAATGATATAGAAACACGACATTCTATTCCAATGATATTATTGTGTTGTCCCATTGGACTTGTTACTCATCTTGTCACCAAAAAGCTCTATTCATTAAGggagataaaaaataattaa